The window ACAACGACCGGAATCTGAGGGCGCAGCTGCTGCCGGCGATGCAGAATCTGCACACCGCCCTCGAGTCGGCCGGCCTAGCCGGAGAGATCAAGGTTTCGACCGTCCACTCGATGGCGGTGCTCGGGCGGTCCGACCCGCCCTCGTCGGGCAGCTTCGATCCCGCCATCGAGGATCTGCTCAGGGGAGTGTTGAGCTTCAATAATGCCACCGGGTCGGCCTTCGCGATCAACCCGTACCCGTATTTTGCGTACCGGAGTGACCCGAGCCCAGAGACGCTGGCGTTCTGCTTGTTCTGGCCGAATTCGGGCCGGGTTGATTCCGGGTCCAAGATCAATTACACTAACATGTTTGATGCTCAGGTTAGTTTtacatttatgataaaaatggtACTACTAGTAATAGTTTTAAGTTTTGTTCTACTTTTAATTGGGGgagtaaatgaaaaaaaaaagacctttgatgatatttttcattttctagtaAAACGTTCAAACTTCATTTtccaattatcaaaattaaagttcaCACTTATGAATGTAAAAGTTGTAGTTTTATTCCATATCACTGatgaatttttcaaatataatttgttttcagTTGTTACAGCCAACACACACTAGTGCTactcaaataatattatttattttattatataaaaattatataaattatttatatattaaaaattgaattctagcttttcatttttgagttATGGATCCGAAATTGAGTTAGAATGATATTTTGGAAATAGGTGGATGGTGTGAGATGGGCATTGGACAGAATAGGGTTCAAGGGAGTGGAGATAGTTGTTGCGGAGACAGGGTGGCCGTATAGGGGAGACGAGGAAGAGGTCGGTGCGAGCGTGGAAAATGCCAAGGCCTACAATGAGAATTTGATCGCGCACCTCAGGTCCACCATTGGGACTCCTATGATGCCGGGAAGATCAGTCGATATCTATCTCTTCTCTCTGTACGACGAAAATCACAAGCCCGGCCCCACTTCTGAGAGATCCTTCGGCCTCTTTAAGCCCGACTTAACCATGGCTTATGATGTTGGACTTATCCAGGTTAGACTAGactattttccctttttaatttacatgCATCATCTTCATTTGGGtgacatatataaataaaataattatcttGCTTGTGGTACAACTACAAGACtccagcagcagcagcaacccTGAAACCGAGCAAGGGAAGATGGTGTGTGGGCAAAGCCGGTGTGGGAGATGTTAAAATGCAAGCGAATTTGGACTACGCGTGCGGACAAGGCATAGACTGCAGTCCCATACAGCCAGGAGGAGCATGTTTCGAGCCTGCTACCGTCATTGCTCATGCCAATTATGCCATGAATCTCTTCTTTCATAATTCCGACAAAGATCCTAGTATTACATGTGATTTCGCACAGACAGCCACTCTGTCCTCCACAGATCCGAGTAAGTtctatatattcaattttgtttcttcatcgcctttaataatttttttaacttttttttgtgcaGGTTATGATAAGTGCATCTATCCAAGTAGCTAAGGGTGCGTTTGATTGCCCAGAGAGTATTGGGTATGATAGGGTGGTTGTACTCAGTTTTTCATGATAGTGCTATATGGCTTATATCTCAGTTCGATGTTTGGTTGCCCTGATAGCACATATCCGACACCGTCCGATAACATATATAGTTTTTGATTTGGCATCCATAAACTACTGATAGCAACGACAATAGACAAATATGCCCTCATACACATTATCTATTAACAATggatgattaattaattctaatatccatattttttaaaatataaaaaaaatatccaacaataatttaatttcaattttacttttacaaacattattgttatttaactattaattaaatcaaacacACATAGACACACATGTTAATAGacaatggagtatttaaatgtacaacaaaaaaaaaattaattaaaaaatttcttagGTTTTCCTAAAACATAATTACGGATGCGCcgctttcttcttcatcttctatcTTTCTCCAAACTTCtgcaatttttcttctttctcaattttttcatgaagctttttctaatttcttttCTGTTAATTCCCTTCCTCATTTCTCTTCCATGAACACGAAGTAGCCATAGCGTGGGGTCGACGGAGCTGATGCAGCCTGGGTCGACAACTGAATTTGGGAGGTTCTCGGAGGTATTCATGGACCggcggtggggtcggccgaccccacgcGACCCCACCTGGGTCCGTCATTGGTGGGTTACCTAAAATCGTTGGCGGCGGTGGGTTACGGTCAATTGGCGATGGCGCTGGAAAACTATAATTTGTGGAACGCCGACGGATGGTTTAACAATTCTGGTGTATTTCGGTGGAGTGAGGAGGAAGGGCAGGCGTGATATGGTCAATGTTCTGATAATCCCACAATCGGGAATGCCGACATAGTTCCTATCGCACATGAAAGCCTGGGTAGACTTATATCAAAAAGTTGGGTAACTATCTTAATTGCAGCCGGGTCGTGATATTTATCCCGGGTCGTCGTGGAGTATATCGTACCAACCAAAAGAAGGATAGAACCTAGATAGGAGCCCTTATCTTGGCCTATCATACCAATCAAACGAGGCCTAAGAGTGAACGAATAATGTTAGTTAGATAACTATGGATTGGACCAAGGATTCTCAACTTTTGTGTGAAGGGACATTgctttcattttttccattacaaatttacaaatgTTTATATTAGCGAAAATTTACCCGTACCTGATCCGTTCATTGAATTTGAACGCATAGCTTTCATCAATTATCACGAAACAAGCATAGGCTACCAaacttttcttgatttatgTATTGTCGGTACAAATTTCACCAATTAATAGTGaaacaagaaattgaaattattcaCTAACGGAGTGGGGTGCATGTACAACATACTTGTATGATAAGGTATTTgaaatccaaatttcaataCTCCACCCATCCCAAAATAGATGACACACTTGGAGAttgacacaagattttaggtg is drawn from Salvia hispanica cultivar TCC Black 2014 chromosome 6, UniMelb_Shisp_WGS_1.0, whole genome shotgun sequence and contains these coding sequences:
- the LOC125196522 gene encoding glucan endo-1,3-beta-glucosidase 7-like produces the protein MAVLLLFLLLIFIFTFTPLSQSQSFLGVYYGQFADNLPPPESTANLLKSSAFQKVRLSGSDPAAIKALANTNIAITIGASNSDIPHLASDPTFAQKWIDTNVAPASNIVSINVGYEVLSYNDRNLRAQLLPAMQNLHTALESAGLAGEIKVSTVHSMAVLGRSDPPSSGSFDPAIEDLLRGVLSFNNATGSAFAINPYPYFAYRSDPSPETLAFCLFWPNSGRVDSGSKINYTNMFDAQVDGVRWALDRIGFKGVEIVVAETGWPYRGDEEEVGASVENAKAYNENLIAHLRSTIGTPMMPGRSVDIYLFSLYDENHKPGPTSERSFGLFKPDLTMAYDVGLIQTPAAAATLKPSKGRWCVGKAGVGDVKMQANLDYACGQGIDCSPIQPGGACFEPATVIAHANYAMNLFFHNSDKDPSITCDFAQTATLSSTDPSYDKCIYPSS